AGGATCAGGGTATTGGATTGATTGCGCCCGGCTCGTCGGCGTTTCAGATCCTTCAGCAGACCGTCGGCCACATTATGGCACTTCTGTTCCAGTGCCGGATCATGCAGCAGATGGGTGACAAAGGGCACCAGCGGTTTCCATGTTGCGCCGTTGGTCACTCGTTCGCAGCCGTTGGATACGGCAACGGTGTCGACCCGCAGCTGACGGGTCACCTGCGCCAGACTCATATCGCCGTCAGGAAAAAGATCGCCTACGCCTTTGCCCGTGCCGCCATCGAGAAACATCCCGTTATGCGTATCCACATAAATAGAATCCATGTGTTCCTGCATGGCCGCCGAAAAGCCGCCGATGGCCATCAGTTTCGTTCCCCCGGTGAAATTCATCACACAGCGAACGGTTGGATTTTCATCTATGATGCGCCGAACGAGCCGGTTAACTTCACCAATCCCTGCCCTGGGCGAAAGGGACGCGACCGTCACGGGTATTTTCAACCCGGCGGTACGATAGGCCCGCTGTAAATGCTCGTGCCGACCCACCATATGATCCGTACAGCAATGAATGATTTTATCAGGTTTTAATGCCATGGTCGCCAGTAGATTCGGCATGGACTGATCGCTGACCAACTGAATAAGAATTTTCATAATAAACGCCACTCTTTTGGGATGATGCTACATACTAAAAAGGCCGTAGCCTGAGATCTGGGTTGACAGACGATCCAACGCCACGTGGTACAGATCCGATACACTAGCGATTTTTAGTTCCCGTTTCAATGGGGAAGATGTCTGAACCATTCATTAGTTGCAAACGTTGGTTTTGGATGGCGTCTCAATCGCCTTTCGGCTAATTCGTCGTTTCCGACCTCGACACAGAGCGCGGTGCAAAATGTGCGGCAACGGGTCTCAATCGCCTTTCGGCTAATTCGTCGTTTCCGACAACTTCGATAGAAGACAAATATCAGCAAGACATTGCGTCTCAATCGCCTTTCGGCTAATTCGTCGTTTCCGACGGTGTTTATGTAGTAAGGACGAAGAATACGAATTCTTCGGTCTCAATCGCCTTTCGGCTAATTCGTCGTTTCCGACTCAAAGAAATTGAAGATGTTATGTCAATGTGGCATGAGTCTCAATCGCCTTTCGGCTAATTCGTCGTTTCCGACACGCGGCCAGACCGCAAGACTTTAGCGTTTTTAGTTCCAGGTCTCAATCGCCTTTCGGCTAATTCGTCGTTTCCGACCTGTGGTGTTCTTGTCGAAAGAGGGCGTTGAAGTCCTCGTCTCAATCGCCTTTCGGCTAATTCGTCGTTTCCGACCAAGGATGCAATTCGGAAAGTGTGTTCAACTGTAACACGTCTCAATCGCCTTTCGGCTAATTCGTCGTTTCCGACGCGGAAAGAATGTATAAAACTTGCTTGCCTTTTCGCGGTCTCAATCGCCTTTCGGCTAATTCGTCGTTTCCGACTCGCCGGTGATGCCGTACTGGCCGTAAAACTTTTTGGTCAGTCTCAATCGCCTTTCGGCTAATTCGTCGTTTCCGACTATCATTGTTAACGATGGCCGAAGCGGCAACAGTTTGACGTCTCAATCGCCTTTCGGCTAATTCGTCGTTTCCGACACAGAAATGTATAATGACTCCCGTTTGGGTAATCATTCGTAGTCTCAATCGCCTTTCGGCTAATTCGTCGTTTCCGACCTGAACGACAAGCGAAAGATGGCAGATGGTCATATTCGTAGTCTCAATCGCCTTTCGGCTAATTCGTCGTTTCCGACGGGAGGACTAGACGAATCATTTCTATTTATAATACCAAATGTCTCAATCGCCTTTCGGCTAATTCGTCGTTTCCGACGCATTGGTTGAGGTTCGAGACCAGTGGTGATAGAGCGTGTCTCAATCGCCTTTCGGCTAATTCGTCGTTTCCGACAAATTTTGAATCGCGCAGGCTTATATATTGGTGAAAATGGTCTCAATCGCCTTTCGGCTAATTCGTCGTTTCCGACCGTGAGACTACGCACAAATGTCAAAGGGGCACATATAGCGTCTCAATCGCCTTTCGGCTAATTCGTCGTTTCCGACTTCGTTAGTGAAATAGGTATATTTTCAAAAGCCTTGAATAGTCTCAATCGCCTTTCGGCTAATTCGTCGTTTCCGACTCATACTTCCATGTCATGAATTGCAACCTAGTAACTTGGTCTCAATCGCCTTTCGGCTAATTCGTCGTTTCCGACATGAGCAGCTTCGCGGAAGGCGGAATCGACGAAGCTTTGTCTCAATCGCCTTTCGGCTAATTCGTCGTTTCCGACGGGAATGATTTTTCGCTGAAGTATTGTGAAGAAATACCGTCTCAATCGCCTTTCGGCTAATTCGTCGTTTCCGACGAAGGCCAAAATCGCCGGTTGCGGAGACTATTGTCGGTCTCAATCGCCTTTCGGCTAATTCGTCGTTTCCGACAATCATGTGCCCCTGACCAAAGGGATTGCGACATTGACCGTCTCAATCGCCTTTCGGCTAATTCGTCGTTTCCGACGAAGAAATACCGAATGAGGACTGGAGTGAATACACAATTGTCTCAATCGCCTTTCGGCTAATTCGTCGTTTCCGACAGAAATACCGAATGAGGACTGGAGTGAATACACAATTAAGTCTCAATCGCCTTTCGGCTAATTCGTCGTTTCCGACTGTGGGGTATTTAATACTTTGGAGTGGAAGATGTAAAGAGAGTATCTCGGCGGGAGCGGAAAAAAGGACCGGGTTTTCGATTGTAGGTGGCAGCATGAATAGCACAAGGCGTTGGGCTGGAACATCTCGATTTTGGCGGGAGCAGGCCCTTTTTTGGGGTTTTTGACTGCCGCCGAAAAGTTCCAATCATTGGAAGTTTTGTTTTATAGGTAATATAACGGGTAAAATGCCTCTTTGCGCTCGTAGCGTGCTTAGCGGTAGAACAAAACCCAAACCGCGAAGGCTGCGAAGAATGATGATTTTCTGTGTACGACATATCCACCGGCGGATCCGTTTTTTGCACCGGATGGGAAGACCATGAAGAAGAATATCGTGATCGGTTCGTATTAGCGCGGACGGTCAGTCCGTGCCGGCAGGGCGTCATCGAGTATATTTTCAACGGACAGCAGGCCGATGACTTGGTCGCTGTGTTCCTTTTTGACTAGTGCTACGGGTTGGTTGCGGGAGCGAAACAGGGTTAGCGCATCATCAACGGCCAGTTGAGGCGGTACAAAAAGGGCGGGTTTCTTGTAGGTTGCAATGGGCGTGGACGGGTCGGCTTTGGTGTCAAAGAGGACATCAAAGACATGGATGATGCCAGTGATATTGTAGCGATCATGCTCGTAAACCGGGTAGCGTTTGAAGTCATGCATCCGCACCAGGCTGATGAACTGTTCGCGCGGCATCGATCCATTAACGAACACGACATGCTTCGCTGGCGTCATCGCATGGAGGCAGCTTTTATGGCTGAGGTTCATTACGTTCTGAATCATTTCTGATTTTACATTCATTAAGCTGCCGGTGCGTTCGAGATCGGTCGATAAATGGACAATTTCATCGCGTGTAACGATGGGTCTTGTGCCTCGCTTATTTTTGCGGTCGGGGATGAACATGCGTGTGATGATGACAACGATGTTTCCAACGGGATGGAATAAATAGCGAATCCAGTAAAGAGGCTGGATCAGCAGCATGGTGCGTTCGACGGGCTTGCTTCGGAACCAGGCTTTGGGCAGATATTCGGCAAAAACAAGATCAATGAATGTAATGAGAATGCCGGAGACGGCCGGACCTAAGTCGCCCATGGTTCGGAATGATAAGTCGGCGGCTAGAACCGAGATGAGAACCATGAATAGGTTTGTTCCCACCAATGTTGTGGAAAATAGATGGTCTGGATTCCGTATGAAAAAGTCAAGCGGGCGGGCTCCGGGAATATTATTACGCAGTGCGTGCTGGACGCGCAGTTTATTGACCGAAATGACGCCCGTTTCCATACCGGCGAAATAGGCCTGAAAAAGAATGCAGGCGAGAATGAGGCCGATTTCCATTAATATGCCGCTCATAACGCATCTCCGTCGTTCAGCTCGGGATTGATTTTTTGTATTTCTACACGGATCATGCGTTTGTCATTCATTTCGCGAACGGTGGCTCGAATGCCCTGTCCGACGACGACATCGCCGGGGGAGGGGATGAATTCCCGAATGGCGGTTATCCAGCCCGAGAGTCTGTCTATGCCTTCCTCTGCAAGATGTAATCCCAGTTCATTGTTGAGTTCCTCCAGATTGATTTCGGCATCGACCAGCCAGTGATCTTTTTCCAGTTCCTGAATGGTGGGTAATTCATCAGAGTTGGCATCGGTTGATTCGCCGACGACGGCTTCCAGAATGATGCCTCGTGTTACAATGCCTGATGTTCCGCCGTATTCATCGACAACAATGGCAAACTGCTGCTTTCCTTTTTGAAAATCATGAAGCTGCTGACCCAGTCGTATGCACTCAGGAATATAGTAGGGCGGCCGCATGGCTGCCGGCAGATTGTGCTGAGGATCGATCATGTAGGCAAACACATCCAGTACGCCGATAATATTGTCAATAGACCCGTCATAGACCACGACATGAGCGACGCGTGCAGAAAGAATAATGGACTCCCGGTCTTCTTGCGAAAGGCACTGATCAAATCCGATGATATCCATGCGGGGAATCATGAGATCGCTGGCTTTTAAATCCTCCATCATCAATATCTTGTGCAGCATATCACCTTCATCGGGGTCAATGATGCCGTTTTGTTCGCTGAGATCAATGAGTGTTCCAAATTCGGCTTGTGTGATGGATGGCGCTTCGGTGTCGAGATGATGATGCAGGTGCTGTGTGCTGTATTCCAAGATGAATCGCAGCGGTGTTAACAGTCGAATAATCAGTCTGATAACAGGGGTGTACATAATGGCCATGGTTTCCGTGTGCATCACTGCAAGACGCTTCGGGCCGATTTCACCGAAAATAAGTAGAAGAACCGTAATGAGGGCGACAGACACTGGTTCTGCATGGCTGTGGAGATAGGTTGAAACAAGGGCAAAAGTGACCATGGAGGCGCTGATGTTCACAAGCGTGTTGCCGATGAGGATGGAGGACAACAAGCGGTTTGGCTGCGCCAAAATCTGTTCAATATGCGTTCCGCAACGCTTGCGTCGACTGCGGATGCGTCGGATATCAAGTGGGTTCAGCGAGAAAAACGTTACCTCCGCACTGGAAAAGAAAGCAGAACAAAACAGCAGAATAAAGATGACAAAAATATCAATAAACAGCATCTTAAAGACTCGTATCGTTGAGTAAACCTTATCTTTATCCGATTAAATGTATCCGGATAAAAACGAACAGAGGTGATTATGGAGCAATTCGAAATACAATCAAGCTGTAGAACAGATTTTATCAATATTACGAATCCAATCCAGTGCATGGTGACAGAAGCCGGACTTGACGAAGGGGTGATCACGGTCTTTGTCCCGCATACCACGGCGGGAATTACTATCAATGAAAATGCAGACCCGGATGTGGTAACGGATATGAAGACCGTTTTTGACGCGCTTATTCCATGGGAAAACAAGTATCGTCATGCAGAGGGCAATACTGCGGCGCATGTGAAATCCACGATTTGCGGCTCCTCCATTCAGATTATTGTATCCGGAGGCCGGCTGCAGCTGGGCACCTGGCAAAGTGTTTATTTTTGTGAATTTGACGGACCGCGACACCGTAAGGTATGGGTTCAGATGTAACTTAAACGAGGATTTTATGATGAATATCAGGCCATTGATCTACTTGATTCCTGTCACCCTGTTTTGTTGGACGGTTGCGCCCGGAGCGCATGCTCAGCAGCCCCGCTCCAAATTATCGACGAAATTTGTGTATGAAATGGCGGCAGATTTCAAAGATGGCCGTCAGACCGACGACGGATCGGCTGCTGGTGTTCAGGTTAATGCGTTTGAGCTGAAAACGGGATTTCCGATCTACATGTCAGAAGCCTTGAAGGTCTTTTCCGGGCTGGAGACTACGTGGGTTCATTTTTCTATCGACGATCTCGTCCTGTCGGATCTGGATGTGTACCACGTGGCCATACCCTTATCACTTGCCATGCCGTTGACGGAAACGATTCGACTGCGTGCCGGCATTTCTCCCGGACTGTATACCGACGGGAACTATATTGATGAAGACGATGTAAAGGTGGGGGTCAACGCACTGTTTTTTTGGCAGGCCCGTCCGGAACTGACGGTGGCGGCGGGAGCGGTGTATTCCCGGGTTTTTGGCAGAGATGAGCTCTTTCCTGCGGCGGGGCTGGTCTGGAATCCTGCCGACGCGTGGCAGGTCAACCTGATATATCCCACACCGGCCATTTCCTATAAGGTCACGGATCGTTTAAAATTGCGGATCGGTATGATTCCTTCCGGTGGGCAGTGGAATATTCAGCAGTCTCTGGACTCGGAAAACGACAGGAATATGACCTTCAGTTTCAGTGGTTGGCGTCTAGGGACTGGTGTGCAATATGATATAAATGAGCATTTCATGCTGGATGTTTATGTCGGAGGTGTTGTTGGCCGTTCCTATGAATATGAGGAGGACGGCGACACAGTTCTTGATGTGGATGTGGAGGATACACTGGCCGTTCAGGTCGCGTTGCACATTTTGTAATGAGGCGGTAACCGCAGACTGCGGTTATCTAGACGGTCTGCTGTGGATTGCTCGGCTGTCGAATATTGGCGGCCGCTTTTATGTTCACGGTCATGGATGTTCCTACTCCCACCCGGCTTGTTACCTGAATATGACCGTTCATCAGGTGAACGAGTTTCGAGGCCATGGCCAACCCGATACCGGCGCCATCGTAGTGACGGGTCAGGGAATGATCGACCTGTGAAAAAATATCAAAAATGGAGTTCAGTTTATCTTCGGGGATCCCGATGCCCGTGTCTTCTATGAGAAACGTCAGCTGTAGCGTATTCGGGTCATTGAGTGCCGTTTCGCACGACAGTTCCAGCAGTATGGCGCCCTGGTGTGTAAATTTTACAGCATTGCCTGTGAGTGCCATGAGCACCTGTTGTATGCGCACGTTGTCTCCGCATACGTGTCTGGGTACATTTTCATCAACGGCGACAGTAAATGCCAAGCCCTTGGCGGCCGCCGGGCTCTGGAATAGTTTTTCCATTTTATTCATCAGCAGCCGGATATCGAATGGTGCACTCCGCACGACGTTGTCGCCCATTTCGAGGCGGGACAAATTCAGTATGTTGTCAAAGTAGTCCAGCAGCATATTGGATGAATCGATGATGTTGGAAATGTATTCACGATGTTCGGTATTGAGGTTGGCTGTCTGAAGGAGCTGCGCCATCCCGATCACTCCGTTCATGGGTGTGCGCAGTTCATGGGACATATTCATGAGAAACTGGCGTTTTAGCGAATGCAGCGTGTTCCTTTCCTCTAAAGCCGCAGAGTCCCCTTTGCGTTTATTGGCGTGAAGATAGCCTCTGAAGCCCTGCCGGGTGTCGTCGTGAAAAAGAATTAAAAATCCATCGGCCGGATGATCCAGTCCATCGTTTCCCCGCATGAAATCAATGCTGATGCACACGTGCTCCTCATTTTTCATGTGGTAGATGGCGCCGGAGTGTTGGGCGATTTGCGGGAAAATGATGTTCATATCATCGCCTGTGCTTGCTGCGACTGGCCAGCCATGCTGTGTGAGATCCGTGTCTATCTGCTGAATCTGTAACAAGTGATTCAATGTAATATGAACAATTCGAATTCTTTCCATTAATACTCATTCTCGTTACAGGGATTACGTAAAAATCTATTAAATAGGTAGGATGATACTTAAAAATCAATGTATATCAAGTCGTTTCTGCTAACGCATTCGATTGATATTTTGTATATTCAGATTCTAAAGCCATATACCCATTCTAACCTACCTTTTTGCTTTTTATATGGTGTTTTTGGTGGCATAAATTCTGCTTCTAAATGTGAAGCAGGAAGAACTATGGCAGGGAAAAAAATACTACTGATTAAATTGGGATATTGCGAAACACTGGTCAATGAACAGGGGTTTGTGCCCAGTCTTGGCGATGTGTTTCGTCATACCGTGCTGCTGCATCGGTATAAAGATGACGAAGTAACATGGCTTACCAGTCAGTCCGCACGTCCTTTACTGGACGGAAATCCCCTGATCCATGAAGTACTCAATTTCACCGATGTGGATGAATCGACCTTTGCACAGCGTGAGTTTGATGAACTGCTCTGCATCGAAAAAGCGCCATCGGTCTGTGCACTGGCTCAGTCCATCCGCGCAAAAAAACGTTTCGGGTTCAATTGGAACGGTACCTCGGTGGGGGCGCATCCCCTGGCGCAGGCGGCACTGGATATTGCCAATGGAAAAGATCATTTTTTGCCCATTCAGGCGCTGCTCTATCAGATGGTCAAGGATTATTGGAACGGAGAAGATTATGTACTCGGGTATCGACCGAAACCCCTTCCTGAGTATGATGTGGGATTAAACTTTCGAGTGGGGTCGAAATGGCCGACCAAATTATGGCCCATGGATCACTGGGAAACACTGGCCGACCTGTGTACATCTTCCGGGATATCGGTTTCGTGGCAAAAGGGCGAAAAGGATATTCATACTTATATGGACTGGATTCATGCGGGGAAAATCGTAATTACCGGGGACAGTCTGGGGATGCATCTGGGATTAGCCATGAAAAAACGCGTGGTGGCACTGTTCGGTCCGACGCCGTCAGACGGAATTTACATGTATCGACGCGGCATGGTGGTGCGGGCCAATTGGTCCTGTTTGAAAATGCCCTGCATGCGGCCTGAATGTCCTGTGGGAAATCGCTGTATGTGGTCGATTCAGCCGGAAATGGTTTTTCAGGCCATTGTCAATATGAAGCAGGAAGTCGATGAAGAAATGCAGTGGGCTTCCAGTGGAGAAGCCTTGTGATCGCTCTTCCGGAATCCTTCAATTACATCGGTATCTTTTTGACGTATCGCTGTCCCTACCGATGCAGCTACTGCATCAACACGTTTCATTCCGCCCGAGCACAGCGGGATATGAAGCGCACTGAATGCACGGCGGATCAGTGGGTTACATTCTTTCGCCAGCTGGATACCCATGGTGTTCCCATCACGCTTCAGGGCGGGGAGCCGGGTGTACATCCAGAATTTACGGATATCGTTGAGCGAACACTGGCGTTTCATCAGGTGGATATTCTGACCAATCTGGCCTTTGATCTGGATGCCTTTATTGCACGCATTGATCCGGAAAAGATGAATCGCGAAGCTCCTTATGCGCCCATTCGGGTGAGTTATCATCCCGAGCAGTTTTCCCTGGAAACCATAGTTGCGCGTGTCAAAAAGATGCAGTCGGCCGGATTTCGCGTCGGGCTGTATGGCGTGATGCATCCGGCACAGGAACAGCTGGTTCTTGATGCGCAAAAACAATGCCTCGACGAAGGGATTGATTTTCGGGTGAAGCCCTTTCTGGGGACGTATCAAGGAAAGTTATATGGCGAGTATGCCTTCCCTGACGGCTGTTCCGGCATGCAAAAGACCTGTGAGTGTGCGCCCACAGAATTATTAGTCGGCCCCGACGGTCTTATTTATCGCTGTCATTATTTTTGCTATACCAAAGCGGAAAATCGCGGTCATATTTCCGATCAGGGTCTGACACTGTCCGATGCGTATTGCGTCTGCGATCAGTTTGGACATTGCAATCCCTGCGATTTAAAAATTAAGAATAACCGGTTTCAGCAGTTTGGACATATCGCTGCCCATATTCGCAACATCCGCGATATAAACTAGAACTGTCCATTGAAGAAACTGGAATAATATGACCGAAAAAAAGTCGAATTTAACCCGTAAAACCGATGCCATGGGCACGCATGGCATCTGGATGCTGCTGCTCCGCTTCAGTATTCCAACCACGATTGGAACGGCGGCCTTCACCATTTATAACATTGTCGACCGCATAGTCATCGGTCGTTCATCCGGCATGGATGCCATTGCCGGGATTAGTATTACCTTTCCCTTGTTCATGGTCTGTATTGCTATCGGAATGATGATAGGTATCGGGGGCTGCACGCGAACATCGCTGCGGCTGGGCGAAGGACGGCACGAAGATGCAGAGCGTATTCTCGGTAATGTGGTAGCGCTTTTTGTACTGTGTGGTCTCACCATGTCGGTACTGGGACTGATCTTTTTAGAACCGATGATGCGTTTGTTTGGTGCCAGTGATGTCACCATGCCCTATGCCAGAGTCTATATGCGTATCTTGCTCTGTTTTGTGGCCACCGATTTCATTGCCATGGGCATGAACGGTATGCTTCGGGCGGAAGGCAGTACGACCATATCCATGTTGACGCTGGTTTTGGGTTCCCTGCTCAATGTAGTGTTGGATTACCTGTTTATCATGGTGTTTGATATGGGGGTGGCGGGTGCTGCCTGGGCGACGGGTATTTCAAAAACGGCGTCGGCCGCCTGGATCCTCTGGCATTTCTGTTATTCACCTCGTCGATCTTTAACCCTGCATCTAAAAAATATGCGCATTCACCGGGAGGTTACGTTATCCATTTTGCAGATCGGTATTTCTCCCTTCATTCTTCAATTTATGAGCAGTGTGATGGCCGTGCTGATGAATCGGACGTTGCTGGCGTATGGTGGTGATGATGCCGTCGGAGCCATGGGAGTTATTTTTGGTCTGTTCATGCTTTTGATGATGCCGGCCATGGGTCTCATGCAGGGTGGACAGCCCATCATCGGGTACAATTACGGAGCCCGCCAGTTTGACCGAGTAAAACAGGCGTTAAACGCGTCACTGACACTGGCTGTGGCTATTTCACTGCTGGGAAGTTGTTTTTTTCAGATTTTTCCGGCCTTTTTTATCACCCTGTTTGCCAAAGGAAATGCACACGTCATTGCTTTGGCCTCCCATGGATTGCGTCTTTTTACCATGCTGTTTCCTTTGGCCGCCGCACAGATGATCATCTCCAATTATTTTCTCGCCAGCGGGCGACCCAAAATCAGCATTCTTCTGAACCTGATGCGGCAGGTGCTGTTTTTTATGACATTCCTGTTTGTTCTTCCCAGACTGTTTGGACTCACCGGTATATGGCTGGTGGCGCCTGCTAGTGATGTGTGTGCGCTCGTGGTGGCCCTGTACATGATGCGCAGAGAATATCACCGTCTGGGTGCCATCCAGAGCGATGATCCTAGAAAGGTTATTAGGCTGTAGGCATAAAGGGACAAGTCTAACTTCCTGTTCTAGGGATAACATCTTAGCATTTTACTGCATGAGGCTAGTGCCCTAACAGAAGGATCAGCCAGTTTAGTACGTTGCTTGACCCCCCGGTCGAAGTGGGCGTCGGGGTGGGGGAGGCTGTGGGGGTGCTTGATGGTGCGG
The Spartobacteria bacterium DNA segment above includes these coding regions:
- a CDS encoding radical SAM protein, translating into MGFQWRSLVIALPESFNYIGIFLTYRCPYRCSYCINTFHSARAQRDMKRTECTADQWVTFFRQLDTHGVPITLQGGEPGVHPEFTDIVERTLAFHQVDILTNLAFDLDAFIARIDPEKMNREAPYAPIRVSYHPEQFSLETIVARVKKMQSAGFRVGLYGVMHPAQEQLVLDAQKQCLDEGIDFRVKPFLGTYQGKLYGEYAFPDGCSGMQKTCECAPTELLVGPDGLIYRCHYFCYTKAENRGHISDQGLTLSDAYCVCDQFGHCNPCDLKIKNNRFQQFGHIAAHIRNIRDIN
- a CDS encoding YjbQ family protein, which gives rise to MMEQFEIQSSCRTDFINITNPIQCMVTEAGLDEGVITVFVPHTTAGITINENADPDVVTDMKTVFDALIPWENKYRHAEGNTAAHVKSTICGSSIQIIVSGGRLQLGTWQSVYFCEFDGPRHRKVWVQM
- a CDS encoding DUF21 domain-containing protein, with the translated sequence MSGILMEIGLILACILFQAYFAGMETGVISVNKLRVQHALRNNIPGARPLDFFIRNPDHLFSTTLVGTNLFMVLISVLAADLSFRTMGDLGPAVSGILITFIDLVFAEYLPKAWFRSKPVERTMLLIQPLYWIRYLFHPVGNIVVIITRMFIPDRKNKRGTRPIVTRDEIVHLSTDLERTGSLMNVKSEMIQNVMNLSHKSCLHAMTPAKHVVFVNGSMPREQFISLVRMHDFKRYPVYEHDRYNITGIIHVFDVLFDTKADPSTPIATYKKPALFVPPQLAVDDALTLFRSRNQPVALVKKEHSDQVIGLLSVENILDDALPARTDRPR
- a CDS encoding HlyC/CorC family transporter, which codes for MLFIDIFVIFILLFCSAFFSSAEVTFFSLNPLDIRRIRSRRKRCGTHIEQILAQPNRLLSSILIGNTLVNISASMVTFALVSTYLHSHAEPVSVALITVLLLIFGEIGPKRLAVMHTETMAIMYTPVIRLIIRLLTPLRFILEYSTQHLHHHLDTEAPSITQAEFGTLIDLSEQNGIIDPDEGDMLHKILMMEDLKASDLMIPRMDIIGFDQCLSQEDRESIILSARVAHVVVYDGSIDNIIGVLDVFAYMIDPQHNLPAAMRPPYYIPECIRLGQQLHDFQKGKQQFAIVVDEYGGTSGIVTRGIILEAVVGESTDANSDELPTIQELEKDHWLVDAEINLEELNNELGLHLAEEGIDRLSGWITAIREFIPSPGDVVVGQGIRATVREMNDKRMIRVEIQKINPELNDGDAL
- a CDS encoding glycosyltransferase family 9 protein, with amino-acid sequence MYIKSFLLTHSIDILYIQILKPYTHSNLPFCFLYGVFGGINSASKCEAGRTMAGKKILLIKLGYCETLVNEQGFVPSLGDVFRHTVLLHRYKDDEVTWLTSQSARPLLDGNPLIHEVLNFTDVDESTFAQREFDELLCIEKAPSVCALAQSIRAKKRFGFNWNGTSVGAHPLAQAALDIANGKDHFLPIQALLYQMVKDYWNGEDYVLGYRPKPLPEYDVGLNFRVGSKWPTKLWPMDHWETLADLCTSSGISVSWQKGEKDIHTYMDWIHAGKIVITGDSLGMHLGLAMKKRVVALFGPTPSDGIYMYRRGMVVRANWSCLKMPCMRPECPVGNRCMWSIQPEMVFQAIVNMKQEVDEEMQWASSGEAL
- a CDS encoding MATE family efflux transporter, translated to MTEKKSNLTRKTDAMGTHGIWMLLLRFSIPTTIGTAAFTIYNIVDRIVIGRSSGMDAIAGISITFPLFMVCIAIGMMIGIGGCTRTSLRLGEGRHEDAERILGNVVALFVLCGLTMSVLGLIFLEPMMRLFGASDVTMPYARVYMRILLCFVATDFIAMGMNGMLRAEGSTTISMLTLVLGSLLNVVLDYLFIMVFDMGVAGAAWATGISKTASAAWILWHFCYSPRRSLTLHLKNMRIHREVTLSILQIGISPFILQFMSSVMAVLMNRTLLAYGGDDAVGAMGVIFGLFMLLMMPAMGLMQGGQPIIGYNYGARQFDRVKQALNASLTLAVAISLLGSCFFQIFPAFFITLFAKGNAHVIALASHGLRLFTMLFPLAAAQMIISNYFLASGRPKISILLNLMRQVLFFMTFLFVLPRLFGLTGIWLVAPASDVCALVVALYMMRREYHRLGAIQSDDPRKVIRL
- a CDS encoding DUF1887 family protein — its product is MKILIQLVSDQSMPNLLATMALKPDKIIHCCTDHMVGRHEHLQRAYRTAGLKIPVTVASLSPRAGIGEVNRLVRRIIDENPTVRCVMNFTGGTKLMAIGGFSAAMQEHMDSIYVDTHNGMFLDGGTGKGVGDLFPDGDMSLAQVTRQLRVDTVAVSNGCERVTNGATWKPLVPFVTHLLHDPALEQKCHNVADGLLKDLKRRRAGRNQSNTLILENPLPLTMDFAKTGIRAHIFERRNGSIYLSPESPIGDALDALTFLQGCWWEVAVMNHLNEQGLFRDLRWSVDVGARENSTDMEEDIVGIDGVNLLYVSCKRGGYRAGLSRILEEVDASARRIGGSHSHKILAVYLPLTGTHGQRLLRRAKELRIEILSQNEVRNDR